The Pseudarthrobacter sulfonivorans genome includes a window with the following:
- a CDS encoding bifunctional allantoicase/(S)-ureidoglycine aminohydrolase produces MGKYYYPQGGLPPQTHLTTERAIVTEAYTVIPKGVMTDIVTSTLPGFSNTRSWILARPISGFATTFSQLIVEIGPGGGAPKAEFEPGVEGVVFVTKGKVNLTLDGELHQLEEGGYAYLAAGATWGLENVSDDIVSFQWIRKAYERLEGYEAKSFVTSDAEVEPTAMPDTNGAWKTTRFTDSSDLAHDMQVNIVTFQPGGVIPFPETHVMEHGLYVLEGKAMYLLNNDWVEVEAGDFMWLRAFCPQACYAGGPGEFRYLLYKDMNRQIKLT; encoded by the coding sequence ATGGGCAAGTACTACTACCCCCAGGGCGGGCTGCCGCCGCAGACGCACCTCACCACGGAGCGGGCCATCGTCACGGAGGCCTACACGGTCATCCCCAAGGGCGTTATGACCGACATCGTGACCAGCACCCTACCGGGTTTCTCCAACACCCGCTCCTGGATCCTGGCCCGCCCGATCTCCGGGTTTGCCACCACGTTCTCGCAGCTGATCGTGGAGATCGGCCCCGGCGGCGGCGCTCCGAAGGCCGAGTTTGAGCCCGGTGTTGAGGGCGTTGTCTTTGTCACCAAGGGCAAGGTCAACCTGACGCTCGACGGCGAACTGCACCAGCTTGAGGAAGGCGGCTACGCCTACCTGGCCGCCGGTGCCACCTGGGGCCTGGAGAACGTCTCGGATGACATCGTCTCCTTCCAATGGATCCGCAAGGCCTACGAGCGGCTTGAGGGTTACGAGGCAAAGTCCTTCGTCACCAGCGATGCCGAGGTGGAACCCACCGCGATGCCGGATACCAACGGTGCCTGGAAGACCACCCGCTTCACGGATTCCAGCGACCTGGCCCACGACATGCAGGTGAACATCGTGACGTTCCAGCCGGGCGGGGTCATCCCGTTCCCGGAGACCCACGTGATGGAGCACGGCCTGTACGTCTTGGAGGGCAAGGCCATGTACCTGCTCAACAACGACTGGGTTGAGGTGGAGGCCGGCGACTTCATGTGGCTGCGCGCCTTCTGCCCGCAGGCCTGCTACGCCGGTGGTCCCGGTGAGTTCCGCTACCTGCTCTACAAGGACATGAACCGCCAGATCAAGCTGACGTAG
- a CDS encoding DUF6986 family protein produces the protein MAVSPTPSLSAADLAAIDAQLAATDQLLERNYPGDDGTRQPVHTVYVPADRFTPSFAADWGAQALTTAEAHGGLEKLGALLGQEPELAAAVAARVGAKLSREPIEDLRLDFEDGFGDRGDEAEDVAAVAAANAVATAVAAGTAPPFIGIRFKCFEAPTRGRGLKTLDLFVSTLAQAGELPAGLILTLPKVTTVAQVQAMDFAVSRLEEVHGLRAGRLRFEVQVETPQLILGPEGTSPVAQLPHVVPGRISALHYGTYDYSASLQISAEYQSMEHPVADFAKEVMQLAVAGTGIRLSDGSTNIIPVGDAVEDAWKLHGRLVRRSLERGYYQGWDLHAAQLPSRFAATYAFYREGLPAAAARLRNYVERTEGGVMDEPATARALAAFVLRGVQCGAVGTEEVQALAGVELSQLTALAHPRLAHSTSK, from the coding sequence ATGGCGGTCTCCCCCACGCCGTCGCTCTCCGCGGCGGATCTTGCCGCCATCGACGCACAGCTGGCCGCCACCGACCAGCTGCTGGAACGTAATTACCCGGGCGACGACGGCACCCGCCAGCCCGTGCACACCGTGTACGTGCCGGCGGACCGGTTCACGCCGTCGTTCGCTGCCGACTGGGGCGCCCAGGCGCTCACGACGGCGGAAGCTCACGGCGGGCTCGAGAAGCTCGGCGCGCTGCTGGGCCAGGAGCCGGAGCTGGCCGCCGCCGTCGCCGCACGCGTCGGCGCCAAGCTGAGCAGGGAACCGATCGAGGACCTGCGCCTCGACTTCGAGGATGGCTTCGGCGACCGCGGCGATGAGGCAGAGGACGTGGCAGCAGTCGCGGCGGCCAACGCTGTGGCCACCGCCGTCGCGGCCGGCACAGCGCCGCCGTTCATCGGCATCCGCTTCAAGTGCTTCGAGGCGCCCACACGGGGCCGCGGCCTGAAGACCCTGGATCTGTTCGTCTCCACGCTCGCGCAGGCCGGCGAACTTCCTGCCGGACTCATCCTGACCCTGCCCAAGGTCACCACCGTGGCGCAGGTCCAGGCGATGGACTTCGCCGTGTCCCGGCTGGAGGAAGTCCATGGGCTTCGCGCTGGCCGGCTCCGCTTCGAGGTGCAGGTGGAGACGCCGCAGCTGATCCTCGGGCCGGAAGGCACCTCCCCTGTGGCGCAGTTGCCGCACGTGGTTCCGGGACGCATCAGCGCCCTGCACTACGGCACCTACGACTACTCCGCCTCGCTGCAGATCTCGGCCGAGTACCAGTCCATGGAGCACCCGGTGGCGGACTTCGCCAAGGAAGTCATGCAGCTGGCCGTCGCCGGAACGGGCATCCGCCTCTCCGACGGTTCCACCAACATCATCCCGGTGGGCGACGCGGTCGAGGATGCCTGGAAGCTGCACGGACGCCTCGTCCGCCGCTCGCTGGAGCGCGGCTACTACCAGGGCTGGGACCTGCACGCGGCCCAGCTGCCCAGCCGGTTCGCCGCCACGTACGCGTTCTACCGCGAGGGGCTTCCGGCCGCAGCGGCACGCCTGCGCAACTACGTGGAGCGCACCGAAGGCGGGGTCATGGACGAACCCGCCACCGCCCGGGCCCTGGCCGCCTTCGTCCTGCGCGGCGTCCAGTGCGGCGCAGTGGGGACCGAAGAGGTCCAGGCGCTTGCCGGCGTCGAACTTTCCCAGCTGACCGCATTGGCGCACCCGCGGCTGGCACACTCCACTTCAAAGTAA
- the aceB gene encoding malate synthase A: MAITVTDRQPVARAEEILTPKALAFVEELHRRFAGTRNELLEARQAKRDGVARTSRLDFLPETQEIRDGDWKVAEAPAALQDRRVEMTGPATPAKMAINALNSGAKVWLADLEDASTPTWPNVIDAILNLRDAATGTLAYTSPEGKEYTLRTDAPLAVVVARPRGWHMPERHLLIDGEPAVGALVDFGLHFFHTAKQLLLNGHGPYYYLPKMESHLEARLWNEVFVFAQDFLGIPQGSVRATMLIETIPAAFEMDEFLYELRDHASGLNAGRWDYLFSIIKYFRDAGEEFVLPDRASVVMTAPFMRAYTELLVKTCHKRGAFAMGGMAAVIPNRRHPEVTEAAFAKVRADKTREANDGFDGSWVAHPDLVPTCREVFDGVLGERPNQLDKQRPEVSVTADQLIDIASAEGQVTEGGLRLNLYVAVAYTAVWLSGNGAVAIHNLMEDAATAEISRSQVWQQIRNKSVLADTGNTVTRELVEKILGEETERLRTEFGDEAFRLYYQPASKLIAEICLSEDYTDFLTTPAYELVG; the protein is encoded by the coding sequence ATGGCTATCACTGTTACTGACCGCCAGCCGGTCGCCCGCGCCGAAGAGATCCTCACCCCCAAGGCCCTGGCCTTCGTCGAGGAGCTGCACAGGCGCTTCGCCGGCACGCGCAACGAGCTGCTCGAGGCCCGCCAGGCCAAGCGCGACGGCGTCGCCCGCACCAGCCGCCTGGACTTCCTCCCGGAGACGCAGGAAATCCGCGACGGCGACTGGAAGGTCGCCGAGGCGCCCGCCGCGCTGCAGGACCGCCGCGTCGAGATGACCGGCCCGGCCACCCCGGCCAAGATGGCCATCAATGCCCTGAACTCCGGCGCCAAGGTGTGGCTGGCGGACCTCGAGGACGCCAGCACGCCCACGTGGCCCAACGTCATCGACGCCATCCTGAACCTGCGAGACGCCGCAACCGGCACCTTGGCCTACACCTCGCCCGAAGGCAAGGAATACACGCTCCGCACCGACGCGCCGCTGGCTGTTGTGGTGGCCCGCCCCCGCGGCTGGCACATGCCGGAAAGGCACCTGCTGATCGACGGCGAACCCGCCGTGGGTGCGCTGGTGGACTTCGGCCTGCACTTCTTCCACACCGCCAAGCAGCTGCTGCTCAACGGCCACGGCCCGTACTACTACCTGCCCAAGATGGAATCGCACCTCGAGGCCCGCCTCTGGAATGAAGTGTTCGTCTTCGCCCAGGACTTCCTCGGCATCCCGCAGGGCAGCGTCCGCGCCACCATGCTGATCGAAACCATCCCGGCCGCCTTCGAAATGGACGAGTTCCTCTACGAACTCCGGGACCACGCCTCGGGCCTGAACGCCGGCCGCTGGGACTACCTGTTCAGCATCATCAAGTACTTCCGCGACGCCGGCGAGGAGTTTGTGCTCCCGGACCGCGCCTCGGTGGTTATGACGGCTCCGTTTATGCGCGCCTACACCGAGCTGCTGGTGAAGACCTGCCACAAGCGCGGTGCCTTCGCCATGGGCGGCATGGCTGCCGTCATCCCCAACCGCAGGCACCCCGAGGTCACCGAAGCAGCCTTCGCCAAGGTCCGTGCGGACAAGACCCGTGAGGCCAACGACGGGTTCGACGGCTCCTGGGTGGCCCACCCGGACCTGGTCCCCACCTGCCGCGAAGTGTTCGACGGCGTACTCGGCGAGCGCCCGAACCAGCTGGACAAGCAGCGCCCCGAGGTTTCGGTTACTGCGGACCAGCTGATCGACATCGCCTCGGCTGAAGGCCAGGTCACCGAGGGCGGGCTGCGCCTGAACCTGTATGTCGCGGTCGCCTACACCGCCGTCTGGCTCTCCGGCAACGGCGCCGTGGCCATCCACAACCTCATGGAGGACGCCGCCACCGCCGAGATCTCCCGCTCGCAGGTATGGCAGCAGATCCGCAACAAGTCCGTCCTCGCCGACACCGGAAACACCGTCACCCGCGAACTGGTCGAAAAGATCCTGGGCGAGGAAACGGAACGGCTCCGGACCGAATTCGGCGACGAGGCCTTCCGCCTGTACTACCAGCCGGCCAGCAAGCTGATCGCCGAGATCTGCCTGTCCGAGGACTACACGGACTTCCTCACCACTCCGGCCTACGAACTGGTGGGCTGA